The DNA sequence TGGGTGGCGTCCTGGTCACTTATGCCACATGGCACTGGATTTTTCTGATCAATATTCCGGTGGGTATTCTTGGCATTATCTTTGCCCGCAAATACATGCCCGACTTTACGACACCGAAGCGCCGTTTTGATTTGATGGGATTTTTACTCTTCGGCCTCGGGCTGGTAATGCTTTCCAGCGGAATAGAGTTACTGGGAGAAAAAATTGTCACGACAGGCATTGCCACACTGGTAACAGTGGCTGGCATCTCCCTGTTGCTACTCTATATATTGCATGCCCGTTACTCTCAGACACCATTAATCCCACTGCCGATGTTTAAAACACGCACTTTTTCTGTTGGTATTGCAGGCAATATTGCTTCGCGTCTCGGGACAGGATGCATTCCTTTCCTGATGCCATTGATGTTGCAAGTGGGATTTGGTTATCCTGCATTGCTGGCAGGGTGCATGATGATGCCGACAGCAATGGGTTCGGTACTGGCAAAATCGACCGTGACACAAATTCTGCGCTGGTTTGGTTACCGTAAAACACTGGTGTGGATCAGTGTGATAATCGGTCTGCTGGTTGCCTCTTTTTCACTCCAGACGCCATCGATGAGCATGGCACTGTTACTCATTCCTCTATTTATTCTCGGAATGGCCATGTCCACTCAGTTTACTGCGATGAATACCATTACCCTTGCCGATTTGACTGATACCAATGCCAGTAATGGCAACAGTATGCTGGCTGTCACTCAGCAATTAGCCATTAGTTTTGGTGTGGCAGTCAGTGCAGCTGTGTTACGTTTTTATGAAAGTGTTGAGAGTTCTACTATTGCGCAGTTCCATGCCACCTTTCTGACGATGGGAGCCGTAACCGTGATTTCAGGGCTGGTCTTTTTGTTATTGAAATCAAGCGATGGTAAAAATCTGATTGGCAAAAAGAGTGAGGAAAAGGCAGAGCATTCCCAGTCACACTGAGTTCCCTTTAGCAAGAAAAAGCGCCACCAATGGTGGCGCATGCCATGCTCTTCTTTGCTTTTTTTCAGCCAGTATCAGCTTACTGACTTGTGAGCACTCTATCAGTGATATAGTTCAGGATAAAGTCACTTTACGTAAGCTGTTCGCGTAATACTTTGCTGATCAACCTGTTTTCAGAGCATTCCACCTGGTCAGACCCTGTGGTACAGGTATTTTTCAGATTTTTCTTCTCTGGTTTTAATTAAACACCATTCCACCATCGATCAACAAAGATTGACCTGTCATATAATCAGAATCTGGTCCTGCGAGGAAAGAGACGCACGCCGCAACATCTTCTGGTTCAGAAAGACGCCCAAGAGTAATACGTTTGGCGAATTCAGCAGTACCGTATCCGGCAGGTTTACCTGCGGCAGTGGATATTTGTCGATCAATTTCCTCCCACATCGGTGTTTTTACAATACCCGGGCAATATGCATTCACCGTAATACCTTGTGCTGCCAGATCGCGCGCTGCGGTTTGTGTTAATCCACGTACCGCAAATTTGCTGGAACTGTATACCGCAAGTTCCGGATTACCAACATGACCTGCCTGAGAACAGGCATTAATAATCTTACCGCCATGTCCCTGCGCTTTAAAAGCACTGGCTGCAGCCTGGATTCCCCAGATAACACCTTTGACATTAATGTTATAAACCCGATCCACAATCTCTTCCGTAATGGTGTCAATCGGTGTACTGGGTGCGATCCCGGCATTATTGACAATGACATTGAAATCACCCAGCTCACGACGTGTTTGCTCTACCGCTGCAAACACAGCATCACGTTGAGAGACATCCACGGATATTGTCAACGCTTTGCCCCCTGACGCAATGATCTCCTTTGCTACCTGTTGCGCTGTTTCACTGTTGTAATCCGCTACTGCGACGGCAAAACCATCTTTTGCGAGACGTAAAGCTATCGCTCTGCCTATCCCCTGACCACTTCCGGTAACTAACGCTACTTTTGTACTCATGATCGACTCCTTAGTTTAAGATTTACAAAATCTGACTCAGGTGCAATTGCCCCATCAACATCGGGTTGTCACTGTAATCGACAGGGATAGCAATGACAGCTGGTCCTGCTACGTCCATGGCTTTGCGTAATGTCGCTTCCAGCTCTGTGGCACAGGTGACTGCAAATCCTGCGGCACCAAATGCTTCTGCATACGCTTTGAAATCTACCGGACCAAATTTAATACCAGAAACTCGCTGATATTTTTTCTCCTCCTGCATCGCCACCATATTGTATTCACCATCTACCCAGATGATATGCAGTATGTTTGCTTTCAACCTTACCGCCGTCTCCAGCTCCATGCTGGATTGAAGAAAACCTCCGTCTCCCGATACCGATACCACTTTGCGTCTCGGGTCTACCAGCCATGCGCCAATGGCCCAGGGTAAAGCAACACCCATAGTTTGTTGGCCATTAGAGATCATGATTTGATGGGCGCGAAAACTGTAAAGATAACGAGCAATCCAGATATGAAAGCTGCCCATATCAACGGTAAGCGTGACATCACTGTTAATAATATCCTGCATGGCACGCACAATCCGCAGAGGGTGTAAGGCAAACTGTTCCAGTTTTCTGCCCTGTAAAGAAAGTAACGCTCTCTGTTGCTGACGGTCATCGAGAATAGCGGATGTTTGACGACTAAGAACTAACGGCCCACTTACTTTACCCACCAGCTTGTCGACCGTTGCCGCTATATCACCGACAAGTTCAATATCAGGGAGATAACTGTTATCTACATCTGCAGGCAATACATCAATATGAACCAGTTTTCCCGTACCGCTATTCCACATGGCGGGTTCATATTCCACCGGGCTGTAGCCGATGGTGATAATCAGATCAGCCTGACGTAATAGCTGATCGCCTGCCTGATTATTAAACAAACCTACCCGACCCGCAAAGCGTGAAAAATGCTGTTCACGCACTGCACCAGCCGCCTGATAAGTACTGGTAACAGGGAGATGAGTCGCATTCAGCAGACGGTCTATCGCCGCACTGTTCTCTGGCTGGCTGGCCATCAAACCAAGCAGCAACACCGGGTTTTTAGCCCCGGAAAGTGCATCAGCTACTGCAGAAATATCTGCTTCAGGGGCCGCAGCTTGTACTATTTTTCTTTTTTCGACCAATACACGCCCGTTAACAGGCTGATCGACAATATCCTGCGGCAGACTGACGAAGGCGCCTCCGCCACGCCCCTGCTCTGCACGACGAAAAGCATTAGCAAGAACCTCTGACAGCGCACCAGGAGCTGTCACTTCCACCGCATATTTCGTCACCGGACGAAACATCGCAACAGTATCCATACTCTGATGAACCTGTTTCGCACTGTCGGCCCGTTTTACTGCTCCCCCAAGGGCAACTACGGGGTCTCCCTCACTGGTTGCGGTTGCCATCCCGGTGATAAGATTCGAGCAACCTGGCCCGGATGTGACCAACGCGACGCCAGCTTTAGCCGTTAACCGCCCGACAGCTGCAGCCATAAATGCAGCATTTGCTTCATGGCGTACCGGAATTGTCTGGATGGTGGAGTCGAGTAATGAGTCAAAAACCTTGTCAATTTTTGCACCAGGTATACCAAAAACATAGCTCACCCCCTGCGCTTCCAATTGAGCAACCACTAAATCAGCCCCATGTAACCAGCTTGATTGCTCCGTGGTTTTTTTCATTTTGAGATCCTCTGATTAACCCTCGACTGAGCGGATTGCTGAGTCGAGTCCTTGTGGTTGTAAATTTGTAGTAAGGAAATCGCTGTCCCCAGGAAAATCAATCACCAGCCGGCTGATTTCACCAAAAGTCAGCACACCTTCTTCCAACTGATAATCCAGTAAATGTCCGCCTCCCTGCCGATCATCGGTAATAAAATGCTCATGGTATCCGGCTACGTTAATGCCCTGCATAAATTGCGGGGTTCGGAAACCGATCAGGGTGCCCTGCCGATGCGTAAAATGAAAAACAGGTTGCTGACCAAGAACTTCGGGCATGGAGCGGTATGGCCGCTGTTGACAGGGAACTGTGCGTATCTGTGCTGAAGAGAACATACCTTCAATACGTAACGCACAAAATTGGTTATCAGATGTCACCTGACTATCAATAACCTCATGAACAGACTGGCGTGAAACCGGTGCAGAAAAGCGGTGCTGATACTGCGGCTGGAAAAATGTCATGACGGCAAAAGGTGTTTTTTGTTGCAGCTCCGCTTCACGAGCACTGCCATCAGAACGTAGCTGATAAACTTCACTGTCAAAGGCAATTAACTCACCGTCTAAGCGGTTAAACGTGCCAAGACCAAAATCTCCTTTTTCCAGCAACTCCGCGACGGTGATATTCCCTTCATAAACACCACTCAACAGTGCACTCATCAAAGATGTCTGATAGATAACACTTTCTGGTCTTTCCTTTTGAAGAGCACCTATGGTAGAAAATAATTCTTTTTCACATAAACAATGATTTACAGAATTACTCATCATTTTCACCGCAATATGAATGTTAGAAAGGTTGATTGAATGTTGACTCTGTTTGCTTCTAAAGACCAATATAGAGAACCTCTCTCTTTAAGACGTTTTTGATATGGAACTTCGTCACCTGCGCTATTTTGTCGCCATGGCACAGACCGGCCACTTCACTCGTGCAGCGGAAATGTTAAATATTTCTCAGCCACCACTGAGTCAGCAGATCCAGCGCCTGGAACGCGAGATAGGGACTCCGTTACTGAAAAGGCTGACGCGAGGCGTGGAGCTGACGGTGGCAGGTGAAGCGTTTTACCTGGATGCCTGCCAGATACTGGAGCTGACGGATAATGCTCTGGAAAAAACTAAAGGAATTGCACGAGGGATCAGTGGTCAGCTTTCGCTGGGATTTGCCAGTTCGGTGACGTTTCATCGTGACGTGTTTCATTTGCTGCGTAATTTTCAGGATAAATACCCGGAAATGGTACTTCTTACGCGCGAAGCCAGTATGGAGGCATTGATTCACGATCTGCAGGATGGATTGCTGGATGTGGCGTTTGTCCGGCTGCCTTGTGAAAGCAGTCGTGTTTTTGATGTAAAAGTGGTAGCCAGTGAAAAAATGTGCGTTGCTCTGCCAGCTACACACCCGCTTAGTTGTCAGGCTTCGTTATCACTTTCTCAACTGAAAAACGAACCACTCATTCTGTTTCCTGGTGAAGTTGCCCCCAGTTTATATGAACTGATAGTCAGTGCATGCTTACGTGCCGGTCTGCAGCCGGATAAAGGACAACAGGCACCACAGATCGCCTCAGCGCTGAGCATGGTTGCCGCCGGATTCGGTTTTACCATTGTTCCGGAGTCACTGCGTTGTATCAGTCACCCGAATGTCACTTTCCACCCTATTAGTGATATCACCCTTTGCACCGATATTGCCGTGGCATGGCGACGGCTTGATCGCTCACCGGCGGTCATGCATCTGGTCGCCATGCTGGAAAAATCTGCTGATTAAAATTAGTTACTGATTTTGCGGATCTGTTTTACATCCAGTTCAATGGCATTGAAGTGTTTATCTAATTTCCCTTGTAATTCAACTTTATCCGCAGGGGTAATCGTCTGTCCCTCCCAGCGTTTGTGATCAATCTCAACACGTAAAGAGCCTGTTGCATCGCGGAAGATATAGTCATCATCACCGATGCGCTTTTCTATCGTGCCATGCAGAGTTATCCAGCTATTATCAGCCATATCCTGCGCCTGCTTAACGGTAGTCACTGCGCTTTGTGTCGCAACGAACCCGCCTTGCTGCGTTGTGGTGGCATGAGGATCAACAAACCCTCCGGTCTGCGCAGCCAACAATGGCGTGGTAAACAGGGCCGTAATAGCGAGAATTGCAGCTGTCTTTTTCATAGGATTCACCTTTTATTACGCATAATGCAGTTAAATTACTTCATGGTTGCCATTAAAACAAAATTATTCTTAACAGGATCTTAAAGCCGTTCAATGAATGATATTTTTCTTAGTCAGATCGAATAAAGCAGCAACCTTCTGTAGTGAGTCTGCATGCAACGGAACCCGGAAATCTCTCCGATACCGATAGTGAGGGAAAACAATGCGTATTTTAGTAATTGAAGATGACCGCCTGATAGGCAACGGTATTCGGGCTGGGTTGATAAAATTGGGGTTTAGTGTCGACTGGTTCACCGATGGTAAATTGGGTAAAGCAGCACTGGAAAATGCCCCTTATGATGCCGTGGGGTTAGACCTCACCTTGCCTGGTATGGATGGTTTGCGAGTGCTCGAACAGTGGCGCAGGCAGGGGCGCGACGAACCTGTGTTAATCCTGACCGTAAGAGATGCCCTGGAGCAACGCGTTGAAGGCTTACAAAAAGGCGCTGACGATTACCTTTGTAAACCCTTTGCTCTCAGTGAAGTGGCCGCACGATTACAGGCACTTATCCGCCGCCGTCATGGACAATTAACACCAACACTGAGCCATGGCGGGGTGGTACTGGAAACCGGATCACACACCGTCATGCAGCACGGACAAACTCTGTCACTCACCTCGCGTGAGCTGGCTTTGCTGACTCTTTTTATGATGAGTCCAGGAAAAATACTGACCCGGACTCAGCTGGAAGAAAAGCTCTATAGCTGGGATGAAGAGGTATCAAGTAACGCTGTTGAGGTACATATTCACCACTTACGGAAAAAACTGGGCAGCACATTCATTCGCACCGTGCATGGCGTGGGCTATACCCTCGGAGAGGCCTCATGAATGGGTTGAGTTTACGTCTGCGACTGATGGTGGGTTTTTTAGTGCTGATGCTGATCTGCTGGGGATCAGCGAGTCTTGGCGCATGGTGGCAGACCCGTCAGGGGATTAATACCCTCTTCGATACCCAGCAGATGCTGTTTGCTAAACGACTGGCTCTGCTGAATCCCGACACCCTGAGTCAGACAGTCACTACGTTACCCGCCAGTAAGAAAATGCTTCGTCATCACCGGGGAGAATTAGATGATGATGCACTGGCCTTTGCCATTTTTACCCTCGATGGCAAAATGCTGATCAATGATGGTGATAATGGCAAATCCCTCTTATTCGAATATCAGCGGGATGGCTTTACCAATGCCAAAATAGATGATGATAATGACTTATGGCGTCTGGTGTGGCTTACCACGCCAGACCAACGTTACCGTATTGTTGTCGGACAGGAGTGGGATTATCGTGAGGACATGACCCGCGACATTATGCAAACTAATTTGTTGCCCTGGCTTATCGCTTTACCAGTAATGATTATTCTCCTTTTCTGGTTGGTAACTCATGAACTGGCCCCGCTCAGAAGAGTCACCCGTCAACTGGTAACACGTGCCCCTGACGATGCCTCACCGATACAGGATAAGCACGTTCCTCCTGAAGTTCGCCCTCTTCTTGATGGGTTGAATATGTTGTTCCGCAATGTCAGTGAGATGCTGATTCGGGAAAGACGGTTTACCTCCGATGCCGCGCATGAATTAAGAAGTCCGCTGGCGGCACTTAAAGTACAAAGTGAGGTTGCACAACTTGCCCATGATGATGATCAACTGCGACATCAGGCTCTGGGATATTTGAATGAAGGTATTGAGCGCGCCAGTCGCCTGGTCGATCAATTGCTGACGTTATCCCGTCTGGAAAATGGCGGTGAGATAAAACGCCATCGGGTAGAGATGCGCGAAATCCTGCAACAATCCATCATTGATCACTACCATGATGCCCAACAGGCGGGAATAGAAATGGCACTGGATGCGGATACTGTACCTGTCGTGTTGCAAGGGGATGCCTTGTTATTATCCCTCATGATGCGAAACCTGATAGATAATGCCATTCGTTATAGTTTACCCGCAGGACGCATTACCCTTACTCTGGCACCAGGAAAAATCACAGTAGAAGATCAGGGACCGGGGGTGAGCGCAGAAGCACTATCTCGTCTCGGTGAACGATTCTATCGCCCACCCGGTCAGCATAAGACCGGAAGCGGGCTGGGATTATCGATCGTAAACCAAATAGCGCGCTTTCATCAGATACAGGTTAGCTTTCGCAACCCACCAGCAGGTGGCTTTTGCGTCACGCTTACCTGGTGACAGATAACACCGGTAAAAACCGGTGTTATCATTTTAAATCTCAACCTGAGTACCCAGTTCAATCACCCGGTTAGGCGGGATTTCAAACTGGTCAGGAGCGCGTAACGCATTTTTCTGCAAAGTGAGGAAAAGTTTGCCGCGCAGATGCAGATACCATGGACGTTTGCCAATAATTAACGACTCGTGCGACATGAAGAATGATGTTTCCATCATCCGGCAATTGAGTCCCTCCAGTCCGCAACGATGAAAAATCTCTTCAACGTTAGGCGTTTCACACCAGCCATAACTGGCAACCACCCGCCAGAATGTCGGTGAGAGTTGTTCTATCGTGACAAGCCTAACATTGTGAACGTAGGGGGCATCTTCAGTACTTAACGTTAATGAAACCACACGTTCATGCAGCACTTTATTATGTTTAAGGTTATGTAGCAGGGCAAAAGGGATCACATTTAACGCTCTGGACATATACACAGCGGTGCCGGGCACTCGTACCGGTGGCGATTTTTCCAGCGAAGCTATCATCGCCTCCAGAGAGTTACCGTGCTCATGCATACGACGCAACAGACGGAAACGTTCACTTTTCCATGTTGTCATTACAATAAACATAATCATTGCCAGGCATAACGGTAATCAGCCGCCCGAAAAAACTTTGACCAAATTGGCAGCAAATAGCGAGAAGTCGATACATAACATGCCAGCCAGTAGCACCAGCACCAGCCAGGGATTTCAACCCCAGTTTTTTATCGCCACAACACTGCAGAGAATGGAGGTTAATACCATAGTGCCGGTCACTGCGATGCCGTAGGCTGCTGCCAGATTAGCCGAGTGTTTAAAGCCAAGAATAACCACCACCACGGAAAAAAACAGTAGCCAGTTTATCACCGGGATATAGATTTGCCCTGACTCCTCCTCAGAGGTATAGACAATACGCATCGGAGGAAGATATCCCAGACGAACAGCTTGCCGGGTGAGAGAAAACACTCCCGATATGACAGTCTGGGAAGCGATCACCGTCGCCAGGGTTGCCAGGATCAACAATGGGATGAGCGCCCAGTCGGGTGCCAGCAAAAAGAAGGGGTTTTTAATAGCATCAGGATTTTTCAGCAATAGTGCCCCCTGACCGAAGTAATTGAGCACCAGAGCCGGTAACACTGCCAGAAACCAGGCAATACGGATGGGTAATTTCCCAAAATGGCCCATATCGGCATATAAAGCCTCTACGCCGGTAATCGCCAGCACCACGGCACCGAGCGCGAAAAAAAGAGACGCTTTTATATTCAAAGAAAAAATGAACTGCCCAGTAGGGATTCAGTGCCTGTAAGACTTCGGGGTTAGCAAGAATACTTCTTATCCCTAACACCGCGAGTGTAAAAAACCATAACAGCATCACTGGAGCAAAAAGACAGGCCAACGATGCCTGTACCGTGTTTTTAGATCATAAATAGCAGCGTTAGCACACCAATAGCCAGCGGGACAATCCAGGAATCAAGCTGAGGCGCTGCAATTTCCAGCCATTCAATCGCTGAAAGTACCGATACCGCAGGGGTAATTACCACTTCGCCGTAAAAAAAACTCCCCCCGATTAGCCCCATAATAACCAGAATTGCGGTTGCCCTTGCGCCTGTGTTACGCCCTGCCAAAGACATCAACGTCAGTATGCCACCTTCTCCGGCATTATCTGCCCGCATGACATAACTGATATACTTCAGTGATACAACTACCACCAGTAGCCAAAAAATCAGTGACAGGAAGCCAAACACAGCATCACGTTCGACACCAAAACCAAATTGCCCGGACAGACACTCTCTGAGCGTATAGAGCGGACTGGTACCAATATCACCATACACGACACCAATCGCAGCCAGTGTCACGGCACCAAGGGATTGCTTTTTATCAGAACTCATAGACCCATCTTTTGTTAAAACCCGTTGACGCAAAATCGCGTATATCTTATCAGGCGGCAGAAAGATAAATAGTACTCTCAGATTGTGATAGAAACTCGTTCCTGATTACATTATGAAACAACTATAAAAAAAAGCGAAAGTTGCCGATAAGAAAAAAGCTGACACGTATCAACATGTTCCAGCATGATAACCAGTAGAGTCTACGCCGACCAGAATAGCTGTCTGATGAGAGAGTAAAAAGGATAAATGTTCAATGATGCCGCAGCCTGAGCAACTAGCAGAGAGAATCTCCAGCCTGAGCAACGCCCTGGAAAAAGGGTTATATGAACGCCACCATGCTATTCGACTTTGCCTGTTAGCCGCGCTGTGTGGTGAAAGCGTTTTTCTGCTTGGTCCGCCAGGAATAGCAAAAAGCCTTATTGCCCGGCGGCTGAAGTATGCATTCAAACATGCACGGGCCTTTGAATATCTGATGACCCGATTTTCAACGCCAGAAGAGGTATTTGGCCCGCTTTCCATTCAGGCACTGAAAGATGAAGGGCGCTATCAACGGCTGACTCACGGTTATTTACCCGATGCTGAAATCGTGTTTCTTGATGAGATTTGGAAGGCAGGGCCGGCTATTCTCAACACGCTGCTCACCGTCATTAACGAACGACGCTTTCGCAATGGTAATGGCGAAGAGAAGATCCCAATGCGGTTACTGGTAGCTGCCTCAAATGAGTTACCAGAAGCAGACAGTGGACTGGAAGCGTTGTACGACCGCATGTTAATTCGCTTATGGCTGGATAATGTGCATGAAAAAGATAACTTTCGCAGCATGCTTACCGATCCACCTGATGACAATGCTTCATTAATTCCTGCTGTGTTGCGCATCAGTGATGAAGAATATCTGAAATGGCAAAAAGGGATCGCTGAAGTGTCACTGCCTGATGACGTCTTCGAGCTGATTTTCCTGTTACGCCAGCAATTAGAAAAACAACCTGATTCTCCTTATGTTTCTGACCGGAGATGGAAAAAAGCTATTCATTTATTGCAGGCGTGTGCTTTCTACAGCGGCCGACAGGCTATTGCGCCTGTTGATCTTATTCTGCTTAAAGATTGTCTGTGGCATGACGTTGCCTCAATGGACTTACTGGACAGGGAGATTGAACAGCTGATCACCCAGCATGCCTGGCAGCAACAATCTCTGCAGTTCAAATTACAACAAATCGTGACACATCATCAGAGCATGGTGCAGGAAAATGGCCTTACTCAGGCCGTCAGAGTAGAAAAACATGGTGGGCGCTTCAGCAGAAAACATGCCTATGACCTGCCAGCGACACTTTCTGATGAGAGACTGACGCTGGTTCTACAAAAAAAATTAGTACTGCACGATATCACTGTATCTCATATCGACTTA is a window from the Erwinia sp. genome containing:
- the benM gene encoding HTH-type transcriptional regulator BenM (ID:JIFNMEKO_03280;~source:Prodigal:2.6); amino-acid sequence: MELRHLRYFVAMAQTGHFTRAAEMLNISQPPLSQQIQRLEREIGTPLLKRLTRGVELTVAGEAFYLDACQILELTDNALEKTKGIARGISGQLSLGFASSVTFHRDVFHLLRNFQDKYPEMVLLTREASMEALIHDLQDGLLDVAFVRLPCESSRVFDVKVVASEKMCVALPATHPLSCQASLSLSQLKNEPLILFPGEVAPSLYELIVSACLRAGLQPDKGQQAPQIASALSMVAAGFGFTIVPESLRCISHPNVTFHPISDITLCTDIAVAWRRLDRSPAVMHLVAMLEKSAD
- the kup_4 gene encoding Low affinity potassium transport system protein kup (ID:JIFNMEKO_03286;~source:Prodigal:2.6), with product MSSDKKQSLGAVTLAAIGVVYGDIGTSPLYTLRECLSGQFGFGVERDAVFGFLSLIFWLLVVVVSLKYISYVMRADNAGEGGILTLMSLAGRNTGARATAILVIMGLIGGSFFYGEVVITPAVSVLSAIEWLEIAAPQLDSWIVPLAIGVLTLLFMI
- the kup_3 gene encoding Low affinity potassium transport system protein kup (ID:JIFNMEKO_03285;~source:Prodigal:2.6), with protein sequence MVLAITGVEALYADMGHFGKLPIRIAWFLAVLPALVLNYFGQGALLLKNPDAIKNPFFLLAPDWALIPLLILATLATVIASQTVISGVFSLTRQAVRLGYLPPMRIVYTSEEESGQIYIPVINWLLFFSVVVVILGFKHSANLAAAYGIAVTGTMVLTSILCSVVAIKNWG
- the ygiW gene encoding Protein YgiW (ID:JIFNMEKO_03281;~source:Prodigal:2.6) gives rise to the protein MKKTAAILAITALFTTPLLAAQTGGFVDPHATTTQQGGFVATQSAVTTVKQAQDMADNSWITLHGTIEKRIGDDDYIFRDATGSLRVEIDHKRWEGQTITPADKVELQGKLDKHFNAIELDVKQIRKISN
- the qseC gene encoding Sensor protein QseC (ID:JIFNMEKO_03283;~source:Prodigal:2.6), whose protein sequence is MNGLSLRLRLMVGFLVLMLICWGSASLGAWWQTRQGINTLFDTQQMLFAKRLALLNPDTLSQTVTTLPASKKMLRHHRGELDDDALAFAIFTLDGKMLINDGDNGKSLLFEYQRDGFTNAKIDDDNDLWRLVWLTTPDQRYRIVVGQEWDYREDMTRDIMQTNLLPWLIALPVMIILLFWLVTHELAPLRRVTRQLVTRAPDDASPIQDKHVPPEVRPLLDGLNMLFRNVSEMLIRERRFTSDAAHELRSPLAALKVQSEVAQLAHDDDQLRHQALGYLNEGIERASRLVDQLLTLSRLENGGEIKRHRVEMREILQQSIIDHYHDAQQAGIEMALDADTVPVVLQGDALLLSLMMRNLIDNAIRYSLPAGRITLTLAPGKITVEDQGPGVSAEALSRLGERFYRPPGQHKTGSGLGLSIVNQIARFHQIQVSFRNPPAGGFCVTLTW
- the budB gene encoding Acetolactate synthase, catabolic (ID:JIFNMEKO_03278;~source:Prodigal:2.6); translation: MKKTTEQSSWLHGADLVVAQLEAQGVSYVFGIPGAKIDKVFDSLLDSTIQTIPVRHEANAAFMAAAVGRLTAKAGVALVTSGPGCSNLITGMATATSEGDPVVALGGAVKRADSAKQVHQSMDTVAMFRPVTKYAVEVTAPGALSEVLANAFRRAEQGRGGGAFVSLPQDIVDQPVNGRVLVEKRKIVQAAAPEADISAVADALSGAKNPVLLLGLMASQPENSAAIDRLLNATHLPVTSTYQAAGAVREQHFSRFAGRVGLFNNQAGDQLLRQADLIITIGYSPVEYEPAMWNSGTGKLVHIDVLPADVDNSYLPDIELVGDIAATVDKLVGKVSGPLVLSRQTSAILDDRQQQRALLSLQGRKLEQFALHPLRIVRAMQDIINSDVTLTVDMGSFHIWIARYLYSFRAHQIMISNGQQTMGVALPWAIGAWLVDPRRKVVSVSGDGGFLQSSMELETAVRLKANILHIIWVDGEYNMVAMQEEKKYQRVSGIKFGPVDFKAYAEAFGAAGFAVTCATELEATLRKAMDVAGPAVIAIPVDYSDNPMLMGQLHLSQIL
- the hsrA gene encoding putative transport protein HsrA (ID:JIFNMEKO_03276;~source:Prodigal:2.6) produces the protein MIKSARSMAGLPWIAAMAFFMQALDATILNTALPAIAHSLGRSPLAMQSAVISYTLTVAMLIPVSGWLADRFGTRRIFILAVSLFTLGSLACALSQSLMMLVAFRIVQGIGGAMMMPVARLALLRAYPRSELLPVLNFVTMPGLIGPVLGPVLGGVLVTYATWHWIFLINIPVGILGIIFARKYMPDFTTPKRRFDLMGFLLFGLGLVMLSSGIELLGEKIVTTGIATLVTVAGISLLLLYILHARYSQTPLIPLPMFKTRTFSVGIAGNIASRLGTGCIPFLMPLMLQVGFGYPALLAGCMMMPTAMGSVLAKSTVTQILRWFGYRKTLVWISVIIGLLVASFSLQTPSMSMALLLIPLFILGMAMSTQFTAMNTITLADLTDTNASNGNSMLAVTQQLAISFGVAVSAAVLRFYESVESSTIAQFHATFLTMGAVTVISGLVFLLLKSSDGKNLIGKKSEEKAEHSQSH
- the alsD_1 gene encoding Alpha-acetolactate decarboxylase (ID:JIFNMEKO_03279;~source:Prodigal:2.6); this encodes MVFRSKQSQHSINLSNIHIAVKMMSNSVNHCLCEKELFSTIGALQKERPESVIYQTSLMSALLSGVYEGNITVAELLEKGDFGLGTFNRLDGELIAFDSEVYQLRSDGSAREAELQQKTPFAVMTFFQPQYQHRFSAPVSRQSVHEVIDSQVTSDNQFCALRIEGMFSSAQIRTVPCQQRPYRSMPEVLGQQPVFHFTHRQGTLIGFRTPQFMQGINVAGYHEHFITDDRQGGGHLLDYQLEEGVLTFGEISRLVIDFPGDSDFLTTNLQPQGLDSAIRSVEG
- the kup_2 gene encoding Low affinity potassium transport system protein kup (ID:JIFNMEKO_03284;~source:Prodigal:2.6) is translated as MIMFIVMTTWKSERFRLLRRMHEHGNSLEAMIASLEKSPPVRVPGTAVYMSRALNVIPFALLHNLKHNKVLHERVVSLTLSTEDAPYVHNVRLVTIEQLSPTFWRVVASYGWCETPNVEEIFHRCGLEGLNCRMMETSFFMSHESLIIGKRPWYLHLRGKLFLTLQKNALRAPDQFEIPPNRVIELGTQVEI
- the qseB gene encoding Transcriptional regulatory protein QseB (ID:JIFNMEKO_03282;~source:Prodigal:2.6), producing MRILVIEDDRLIGNGIRAGLIKLGFSVDWFTDGKLGKAALENAPYDAVGLDLTLPGMDGLRVLEQWRRQGRDEPVLILTVRDALEQRVEGLQKGADDYLCKPFALSEVAARLQALIRRRHGQLTPTLSHGGVVLETGSHTVMQHGQTLSLTSRELALLTLFMMSPGKILTRTQLEEKLYSWDEEVSSNAVEVHIHHLRKKLGSTFIRTVHGVGYTLGEAS
- the budC gene encoding Diacetyl reductase [(S)-acetoin forming] (ID:JIFNMEKO_03277;~source:Prodigal:2.6) is translated as MSTKVALVTGSGQGIGRAIALRLAKDGFAVAVADYNSETAQQVAKEIIASGGKALTISVDVSQRDAVFAAVEQTRRELGDFNVIVNNAGIAPSTPIDTITEEIVDRVYNINVKGVIWGIQAAASAFKAQGHGGKIINACSQAGHVGNPELAVYSSSKFAVRGLTQTAARDLAAQGITVNAYCPGIVKTPMWEEIDRQISTAAGKPAGYGTAEFAKRITLGRLSEPEDVAACVSFLAGPDSDYMTGQSLLIDGGMVFN